cagggaatgcaaggtgcaacacacttggcatcggatcgagtgagatggcgtactcttgtgaagaccacagcagcgctacacagcgccacctgacacagagagagagaggtaCCCCTCAGGCGTAAAAAGTGGATTGCCAATAGTTCATGGTCAGATTCTAGTCCAGGCAAACTAATTGATAATTTAGGTAAATTTAAGTGAGTGATAGTcgattcgatttacacagggaattttgcaggccatgccgtccccttccttactaaaacaccaaagtgcgattatttccaaatatctaaattagctaaaaatttaggacagaaagtacaaaaaatattggccggttatttttcacacagtgacgttaattaggcaattacgtcaatggtgagagcactgtgtattgtgtataggaaaatgaacagtaactgcagtatggtccaTTCTGGAATAAGCATTTTAGGTACCTCAAAAGATGTATTAGATGAGGTgaaaaaacaccaaagtacgattATTTCCATAAAATAAGGTGAAAAAACTATGAATTGATGGCTATTTTGGATGTATGCAAAATTAGGCATATATCCACCACTTGGATATTTAGGAACTTTTAGTATGTAATTCTAGAAATTCTTTgtaattttagaaatgcattttggtaaaaaaatatgtGGCAATTtgtttaaggctacatgctctttttggttgaaatttttggcgggaaataatcccgccaaaacattaaagtaatcttttcccacaactaaatatcatagtcaggaaattaatgatgcatctggtagcttagatcataactttcattgcacttagttgcaattatcccagaaaattcttgatttgtttttacagagtcttgaattgtcgatgtttttgatcaaaaaacatcactcggtgtattttgaaactcgaggcattaactcttctcaaattagccccaaatcataatttattatatgcacgtgtagcaaacaccaatgggaataattggacgttgtttgcggagcctaaatttggtttgattttatttcacaataattctaaggtgagaattttgacctgacatttactttttggatttcaaatttaaatttattgatatacatattttgagtaaataaagagtacgcttacctttctgcaacacttcccggtatcattaagcatctgctgataaccaacattttagctgaaaacagtcccttcctatcattaagtccgtacgctgcgtgtataaactagcacagcgagataacgaacagagctatttacggtggggtatctattgtaagctattagggtaggcctatagtatatcttcccgcaagtgacaagatgtgtccagcagggcggtatattcaaacgctattgtctggatcattgagtatcgattgagcacgtatacatgcagcacggatgtgtgtggtcctccccaggttttgacataaattacaaatgacgttgtgaatgacccagcgttttcattttattattactaaattaatcgtcgtttatcacgagtgctaagagttgtaccagttcaattcatcaaaattaatttgtattaaatgaaaaacaaacagaccagtagagtcatatgtctttctatgaccgtattcctaccaaaaccaaaatcaaaatgattttcaatacactagaaacgtgttgatatgtatatctttgaaaatcgccgaatgttaaccacagtcaccgtggcacagcataggcatctttagcattcagtgaaattggcagtggttcgaaccccggtgaaaattttagtattttttattctttttactaatgcgctgtgccgttttacaaacacgcccctgaatgaaactcatgggcatgtacccttaaggtAAACTATTTACTTTGCCTGAACTATTCATGCATATTACAAGCGAACGGGTATACGCATCGCTCAGTATATTGAATATTACAACCGCAAAATGGCAGATATCACTGATCCCTTGGCTAGTTTTACACTACATGAAGTACCACCGCCTGATCAACATAATGTAAGAAAAAGCAAGGGATACCGAGGAAAAACAGTACTTGTTACACTCTTCGTTTCTGTCATATTCGTCATGTTCGTTGCTCTGATTTATGATACAAGCTCAAATTCAGTAATCCGCGATTTCCGACCGCCTGTTATTATTCAAAGACAACATTCGcacgatttaaaaaaaactacAGTGCGCCTCGAGGGATTGAACTCTCCATTTATACACTCGGGCCAACCTGATTCCGATTCATGGCTTCCATCATTTAATTATTACAAACACTTGAATGGAATTTACACGTTGTCTTCCAATCCGTGGACTCATTCAGATGATCCAGGAAGTATGGGCACTACAAGCGCAGAAACGTCGTACTACAAATTACTTAATCCGACGGATATCAAAGTTGGTGATataatacattttgctgtcattgTACAAGATGCCAATAAGAGGAAGCGTGTAGGAGGTGGTGACTTCTGGTTGGCTACTCTTTCTTCTGACAAGAACCCTAACGCAAGCACTGCAGGCAAGATCGTAGACTATGATAACGGAACATATAGTGTATACTTTGTCGCGGCTTGGAATGGATCTGCCAAAGTCCAAATTTCTTTAGTTCATAATTCAGATGCTACTTGCTTCCTAGATTCTCTATGGAACACACAGCGTATTCTATGGACAGCTTCATATAACATTGGTAACAAGAAAACCGACACATCTTGCTTCCTAATAACATCCGGAATAAGTACATGGAATAATATGTGTGAATACCCAAATCCAAAAGCACTTGGAAAAACTGGTTTTATGTGCGAAAAACGAAATGGCTTTCCTTGCTCTTCTCTGAATCATGGTAGCCCTAGCACAAATCAAAAGAAACATATGATTGATGAAATAAAAGGACTTGTAAAAGGCCACGAAAAATTATTTGGAATATCGAATGGAGCTTGGAAAGTAAACCAACGTCTAGGTTCTGGTCCTAAACAGATAGAAATCAAAGGACATGGATATTTAGTACCACCCATAGATTTGCCTTACTGTGGTCCTAACCTTGAAATACCTATAAGTGACGGGTTTTGGCATGATGGAATCTGGACATCTTTCAAGTGTAAAAAACGTAGCCTAGACGTCCAATATG
The DNA window shown above is from Amphiura filiformis unplaced genomic scaffold, Afil_fr2py scaffold_102, whole genome shotgun sequence and carries:
- the LOC140144952 gene encoding NXPE family member 4-like; its protein translation is MADITDPLASFTLHEVPPPDQHNVRKSKGYRGKTVLVTLFVSVIFVMFVALIYDTSSNSVIRDFRPPVIIQRQHSHDLKKTTVRLEGLNSPFIHSGQPDSDSWLPSFNYYKHLNGIYTLSSNPWTHSDDPGSMGTTSAETSYYKLLNPTDIKVGDIIHFAVIVQDANKRKRVGGGDFWLATLSSDKNPNASTAGKIVDYDNGTYSVYFVAAWNGSAKVQISLVHNSDATCFLDSLWNTQRILWTASYNIGNKKTDTSCFLITSGISTWNNMCEYPNPKALGKTGFMCEKRNGFPCSSLNHGSPSTNQKKHMIDEIKGLVKGHEKLFGISNGAWKVNQRLGSGPKQIEIKGHGYLVPPIDLPYCGPNLEIPISDGFWHDGIWTSFKCKKRSLDVQYVGECFRNKEIYLLGDSTLRQWGKVLASLMSGHGIADEFVKHYVKAYNSTLTFHFHQVRVGKVYSYDLNEYEVDVLDSLRNPECNYVIVFDASFHYVQWSREAYKDRLLHLRAASMELLARCPDVPIVFKGPHPRDHPYDVYINLSVSDYIIHEMLQLARYIFNQPGVQIYLLETWDLALSYPSPNKVHMPYHTEKEEEVAMFLSYACQMKETK